A region of Anguilla anguilla isolate fAngAng1 chromosome 18, fAngAng1.pri, whole genome shotgun sequence DNA encodes the following proteins:
- the LOC118217966 gene encoding reticulon-4-like isoform X7, translated as MDNKPPRHWRDQVVDLLYWRDIKTTGVVFGACLFLLLSLTVCSIVSVCSYVALTLLSVTIAFRIYKGILQAIQKSDEGHPFKAYLDQDVALSEDMVHKYSDLALERINVWIVELRRLFLVDDLVDSLKFAVGMWVLTYVGALFNGLTLIILALVGVFSCPVIYEKNQKQIDHYVQLVTGQVKDIVAKVQAKVPGLKRKAE; from the exons ATGGACAACAAGCCTCCCAGACACTGGAGAGATCAGG TGGTGGATCTCCTGTACTGGCGGGACATTAAGACGACGGGCGTGGTGTTTGGGgcctgcctcttcctcctcctctccctcaccgTGTGCAGCATCGTCAGCGTCTGCTCCTACGTGGCCCTCACTCTGCTGTCCGTCACCATCGCCTTCAGGATATACAAGGGCATCCTGCAGGCCATCCAGAAGTCCGACGAGGGGCACCCCTTCAA ggCTTACCTGGATCAGGATGTGGCTCTCTCTGAGGACATGGTCCACAAGTACAGCGACTTGGCCCTGGAGCGCATCAACGTGTGGATCGTCGAGCTGCGCCGCCTCTTCCTGGTCGATGACCTGGTGGACTCCCTGAag tttgctgtggggatgtgggtGTTGACCTATGTTGGTGCCTTGTTCAATGGTCTGACTCTCATCATCTTGG ctctgGTCGGAGTGTTCAGCTGCCCAGTTATTTATGAGAAAAATCAG aAACAAATTGACCATTACGTGCAACTAGTAACCGGCCAAGTCAAAGACATCGTTGCGAA GGTCCAGGCCAAGGTCCCGGGACTGAAGCGTAAGGCAGAATAA
- the LOC118217966 gene encoding reticulon-4-like isoform X8 yields MVAKLVVDLLYWRDIKTTGVVFGACLFLLLSLTVCSIVSVCSYVALTLLSVTIAFRIYKGILQAIQKSDEGHPFKAYLDQDVALSEDMVHKYSDLALERINVWIVELRRLFLVDDLVDSLKFAVGMWVLTYVGALFNGLTLIILALVGVFSCPVIYEKNQKQIDHYVQLVTGQVKDIVAKVQAKVPGLKRKAE; encoded by the exons ATGGTTGCCAAGCTGG TGGTGGATCTCCTGTACTGGCGGGACATTAAGACGACGGGCGTGGTGTTTGGGgcctgcctcttcctcctcctctccctcaccgTGTGCAGCATCGTCAGCGTCTGCTCCTACGTGGCCCTCACTCTGCTGTCCGTCACCATCGCCTTCAGGATATACAAGGGCATCCTGCAGGCCATCCAGAAGTCCGACGAGGGGCACCCCTTCAA ggCTTACCTGGATCAGGATGTGGCTCTCTCTGAGGACATGGTCCACAAGTACAGCGACTTGGCCCTGGAGCGCATCAACGTGTGGATCGTCGAGCTGCGCCGCCTCTTCCTGGTCGATGACCTGGTGGACTCCCTGAag tttgctgtggggatgtgggtGTTGACCTATGTTGGTGCCTTGTTCAATGGTCTGACTCTCATCATCTTGG ctctgGTCGGAGTGTTCAGCTGCCCAGTTATTTATGAGAAAAATCAG aAACAAATTGACCATTACGTGCAACTAGTAACCGGCCAAGTCAAAGACATCGTTGCGAA GGTCCAGGCCAAGGTCCCGGGACTGAAGCGTAAGGCAGAATAA